One Ricinus communis isolate WT05 ecotype wild-type chromosome 2, ASM1957865v1, whole genome shotgun sequence DNA segment encodes these proteins:
- the LOC8287537 gene encoding neurofilament heavy polypeptide, with product MELELGLKITRNRDDITSHANLRITKDFTGPLFLSRETDTMFLLIAYLKGFKRENIEIDINKDGDRITINGKRAVQEMVLSGWIICKKDVELRAFRKVFQIPDGVVLDRVKAKFNDKESSLTIVMPKLVKGMQGVEIQEVKEFDIGEPHATQSGHDCKLPEGEHKELKKKRNEEAEEVGQKEIGRKEPETPRIITDENAKEIAEVFPDNSKEMMLREKPEESKIKRVVEKNVDEGEFQKMKDVAEAELAPERFVDMKLQEKPEIEGGKESEGATPEKAESPDMAATSQVIAATEPEKVKKEKKIERPEEKKLNPSKKLPQLKEQQKQQDKPEAEIVEEEKIEEHGHEREGTKFTEAEKQEIGNPPTQFEQGQATEAVKESREQESEGKVQETKNSDADKKQNQAEIEHSKQQPKRNEDNGQAENPDGTGNEIEQEANDKAKLPEGKQMEEHELLEIEKQKEHVEQAAKAKNAASKGSKLSSPLVVAGSAILVSLIVLVINFIRDKRR from the exons ATGGAGCTAGAATTGGGACTAAAGATCACCCGCAACAGAGATGATATCACTTCTCATGCCAATCTTCGAATTACTAAAGATTTCACCGGTCCTCTCTTCTTGTCTAGAGAAACTGATACCATGTTCCTCCTTATTGCTTATCTcaaag GGTTTAAAAGAGAGAACATTGAGATCGATATTAATAAAGATGGTGATCGGATTACGATTAACGGGAAGAGGGCAGTTCAGGAGATGGTGTTGTCAGGTTGGATTATATGCAAGAAAGATGTAGAGTTAAGAGCATTCCGGAAGGTTTTCCAAATTCCTGACGGGGTCGTTTTGGATCGAGTCAAGGCGAAGTTCAATGACAAAGAATCAAGTTTGACAATTGTTATGCCGAAATTGGTGAAAGGAATGCAAGGCGTTGAGATTCAAGAAGTGAAGGAGTTTGATATAGGAGAACCCCATGCAACTCAAAGTGGTCATGATTGTAAGCTTCCTGAAGGAGAACATAAGGAGcttaagaaaaagagaaatgaagaaGCTGAAGAAGTTGGGCAGAAAGAGATTGGAAGAAAGGAACCTGAAACGCCGCGAATTATTACAGATGAGAATGCTAAAGAGATAGCTGAAGTGTTTCCTGACAATAGTAAAGAGATGATGCTACGGGAAAAACCTGAAGAgtcaaaaatcaaaagagtTGTAGAGAAGAACGTCGATGAAGGAGAATTCCAAAAAATGAAAGATGTGGCTGAAGCAGAATTGGCGCCTGAAAGATTTGTGGATATGAAATTACAAGAGAAACCAGAAATTGAAGGTGGAAAAGAATCGGAAGGAGCCACTCCTGAAAAGGCAGAATCTCCTGATATGGCTGCTACGAGTCAAGTAATTGCAGCTACGGAACCTGAGAAagttaaaaaagagaaaaagatagaGCGTCCAGAGGAAAAGAAACTAAACCCAAGCAAGAAGCTTCCGCAGTTGAAAGAACAGCAGAAGCAACAGGATAAACCAGAGGCTGAGAttgtagaagaagaaaaaatcgAAGAACATGGTCATGAACGAGAGGGCACTAAATTTACAGAAGCTGAAAAACAGGAAATCGGAAATCCACCAACTCAATTTGAACAGGGACAAGCAACAGAAGCAGTGAAAGAATCAAGAGAGCAGGAAAGTGAGGGAAAGgttcaagaaacaaaaaattcTGATGCTGataaaaaacaaaaccaaGCTGAAATTGAGCACTCAAAACAACAGCCGAAGAGAAATGAAGACAACGGACAAGCAGAAAATCCTGATGGTACAGGAAATGAAATCGAACAAGAGGCAAATGATAAGGCAAAACTTCCAGAAGGAAAACAAATGGAGGAGCATGAATTGCTGGAAATAGAGAAACAGAAAGAACACGTAGAACAAGCAGCTAAAGCAAAAAATGCTGCTTCAAAAGGATCTAAGCTAAGTTCTCCTCTTGTTGTGGCAGGGTCAGCTATCCTTGTATCTCTTATAGTGCTTGTCATTAATTTCATCAGAGATAAAAGAAGATGA
- the LOC8287538 gene encoding uncharacterized protein LOC8287538 produces the protein MLLLLLLAFLSWLSQPSYSKTILVDGVTEWNNPNVHVGDSIIFKHKYHYNLYIFQNQRAFDLCNFTQASLLTKPNSTSYMWYPSRPGFYYFAFNNGSLKSCTQNSQKLPIKVSPAAPPLAAPIPAPNSGGAVPSSPGYPWPFRPRETASSPAPEPSSGGGVSSPVTVPTLVPGDKGEGNGNSMPFINSNPAVPLPTGEVDSATIRPLPSSGHHHQVSLGLLGAHMALFCVALLLLL, from the exons AtgcttctccttcttcttcttgcttttctgTCCTGGCTTTCTCAACCTTCTTACTCCAAAACAATACTTGTTGATGGTGTTACAGAGTGGAACAATCCCAATGTTCATGTAGGAGACTCAATCA ttttcaaACACAAGTATCACTACAACCTCTACATTTTCCAGAACCAAAGAGCTTTCGATCTCTGCAACTTCACTCAAGCCTCTCTTCTCACCAAACCCAATTCCACCTCCTACATG TGGTACCCATCACGCCCTGGTTTCTACTACTTCGCATTCAACAATGGCTCTTTAAAATCTTGCACTCAGAACTCTCAAAAGCTGCCCATAAAGGTCTCTCCAGCAGCACCACCACTCGCAGCTCCAATTCCAGCACCCAATTCAGGTGGTGCAGTGCCGTCTTCTCCAGGTTATCCATGGCCATTCCGTCCTCGAGAAACAGCTTCTTCACCAGCTCCAGAACCTAGTAGTGGTGGTGGTGTAAGCTCGCCAGTGACAGTGCCAACACTGGTGCCTGGAGATAAAGGTGAGGGCAATGGCAATAGCATGCCATTTATAAACAGCAATCCTGCTGTTCCTTTGCCTACTGGTGAAGTTGACTCCGCCACTATCCGCCCATTGCCCTCCTCTGGCCATCATCACCAG GTTTCACTGGGGTTACTTGGAGCTCACATGGCACTGTTTTGTGTGGCTTTGCTGCTACTgctgtaa
- the LOC8283158 gene encoding G-box-binding factor 4: MASSKVMASSKPKSSDLTAPTTRSRRPSSSSSSDQVKNLSYNFNSTTTAASLVTPSSSTMTVDGIIRSSNNNNSNIYSTPAPIPTTADSTLLDAQITLIDNPTPPPPPQMETSTAAISQSNKTVDDVWREIVSGRKEMKEEQPDEMMTLEDFLAKAGAVDVVEDEDLDDEVKMPLPLPSPLSSGGMYAFDSPVSVPQASNAFQILDKVEGSIVAFGNGGNTGGGGRGKRGRSVVMEPLDKAAQQRQRRMIKNRESAARSRERKQAYQVELESLAVRLEEENEQMLKEKEERTRERFKQLMEKVVPVVEKKRPRRMLRRVNSTQW, translated from the exons ATGGCGTCGTCCAAAGTAATGGCGTCGTCTAAACCAAAATCTTCGGATCTGACGGCACCTACCACTCGATCTCGAcgcccttcttcttcttcttcttctgatCAAGTTAAAAACCTCAGTTACAACTTCAATTCAACAACAACAGCTGCATCATTAGTGACACCATCGTCATCAACGATGACAGTGGACGGAATCATACGCAGcagcaacaacaacaacagcaACATATATTCAACTCCAGCTCCAATACCAACAACAGCTGATTCAACTCTCCTCGACGCGCAAATTACCCTAATTGACAACCCTACCCCTCCTCCACCACCTCAAATGGAAACTAGTACCGCCGCTATTAGTCAGAGTAATAAAACGGTGGACGATGTTTGGAGAGAAATTGTATCCGGAAGAAAAGAGATGAAGGAAGAACAGCCTGATGAAATGATGACGCTGGAAGATTTTCTCGCTAAAGCCGGTGCTGTTGATGTTGTTGAGGATGAGGATTTAGATGATGAGGTTAAGATGCCGTTGCCTTTGCCGTCGCCGTTGAGTAGTGGTGGAATGTATGCCTTTGATAGTCCGGTTTCTGTTCCCCAGGCTAGTAATGCATTTCAGATTTTGGATAAAGTTGAGGGTTCGATTGTTGCCTTTGGAAATGGGGGTAATACTGGTGGTGGTGGAAGAGGGAAAAGAGGGAGGAGTGTGGTAATGGAACCCTTAGATAAGGCCGCGCAACAGAGACAAAGGAGGATGATTAAGAATAGAGAGTCTGCTGCTAggtctagagagagaaagcaa GCTTATCAAGTGGAATTGGAGTCTTTGGCTGTAAGGTTAGAGGAGGAGAATGAGCAGATGTTGAAAGAGAAG GAAGAGAGGACAAGAGAAAGGTTTAAACAG CTTATGGAGAAAGTGGTGCCTGTTGTGGAGAAGAAAAGACCGCGTCGTATGCTTCGGAGAGTAAACAGCACGCAGTGGTAG
- the LOC8283159 gene encoding UPF0496 protein At1g20180 — protein MWTKFRSSSIRKDGKELIRDGRESLNVNEEYVSALRTQSYVDFFTKAQTLVNESPFPSLCHHKFSEVLLEPGQEAIPAILESATFSKIPELKALMLKYFELSAEASKICSHLLKNINQIQSNYEFIRGAIDSTIDDYSPEKVKLIVSKLNSFIIQRNPFSTPDKNDFKLINDKYSSVLHHLKSKRKKVGRKIRLITCINKASGVCITAACGLIAISAIVIAAHTLTALVMGPAIFSFPVKGFKKKLMSLRFMRSGILRQIGQQLDVAAKGTYILNRDFDTMSRLVARLHDEVEHNKAMIQFCLERREDDKFSLQVMKELKKSDTGFRKQVEELEEHVYLCLLTINRARALVVKEMTDSKSVS, from the exons ATGTGGACCAAATTTAGATCTTCAAGTATCAGAAAAG ATGGGAAGGAACTGATCAGAGATGGTCGTGAAAGCTTGAATGTAAATGAGGAATATGTTAGTGCATTAAGAACACAATCTTATGTTGATTTCTTCACCAAAGCTCAAACCCTAGTAAACGAATCACCATTTCCATCTCTCTGCCATCACAAATTCTCTGAAGTTCTCCTTGAACCAGGTCAAGAAGCTATACCTGCAATTCTTGAATCAGCTACTTTCTCAAAAATACCTGAGCTCAAAGCCCTAATGCTTAAGTACTTTGAGTTAAGCGCTGAGGCTTCAAAAATTTGCAGTCACCTCCTCAAAAACATAAACCAAATCCAATCAAACTACGAATTTATTCGAGGAGCAATCGACAGTACTATCGATGATTACTCCCCGGAGAAAGTGAAGTTGATTGTCTCGAAGCTGAACTCATTCATCATCCAAAGGAATCCATTTTCTACTCCTGACAAGAATGACTTCAAGCTGATTAATGACAAGTATTCATCCGTACTGCACCACCTAAAATCGAAAAGGAAAAAGGTGGGAAGAAAGATAAGGTTGATAACATGTATCAACAAGGCAAGTGGAGTATGCATAACAGCAGCCTGCGGACTGATTGCAATATCAGCAATTGTTATAGCAGCACATACTCTTACTGCTCTAGTAATGGGGCCAGCAATTTTCAGCTTTCCTGTTAAAGGGTTCAAGAAAAAGCTGATGAGTTTGAGGTTTATGAGAAGTGGGATTCTCAGGCAAATTGGGCAGCAACTTGATGTGGCAGCAAAAGGAACTTACATATTGAATAGGGATTTTGATACAATGAGTAGACTTGTTGCGAGGCTTCATGATGAGGTTGAACACAACAAGGCAATGATTCAGTTCTGTTTAGAAAGGAGAGAAGATGATAAGTTCTCTCTGCAAGTAATGAAGGAACTAAAGAAAAGTGATACTGGGTTTAGGAAACAAGTAGAAGAGCTTGAAGAACATGTTTATCTTTGCCTTTTAACTATCAACAGAGCAAGAGCTTTAGTTGTTAAGGAAATGACAGATTCAAAAAGTGTTAGTTAG